Within Candidatus Eisenbacteria bacterium, the genomic segment ACCGAGGAAGGGGAGAGAGAATGGAAGATCCGCGAGAACGTCCGGCCTCGAGAGATCGTCGATCCAAGAGACGAACGGCGCCTTGCGGAGCGCGATCGTTCGTTGCAGAACTTGGTAGAGCGCGATGAAAACCGGCATCTGGAGGAGCATCGGGAGACACCCGGAGAGCGGGTTCACCTTCTCGCGCTTGTAGAGCGCCATCATCTCCTTGTTCAGGCGCTGCGCGTCCCCCTTGAGTTTCTCGCGAAGAGCCGAAACCTGCCCCTGGATGCGCTGCATGTCTTTCATCGACTTGAGGCTCTTGTGCGTCAGATGGTAGAAGAGGAGCTTAGTGAGGAGCGTGATGAGCAGGATGACGACGCCGTAGTTCGGAACGTACTTGTAAAGAAACTTCATGACGGCGAGCGTGAGGCTCGAAATCGGGCGGATCACGCTCCAGCCGAGATCGATCATCCCCTCGAGGCCGACTGCTTCGCTCTTCAAGAGATCCATGTCGAGCGGGCCCGCGTAGAGCCCGATGCGCGCCTCCTCCTTCCCCGCGGAGGCGATCGGCATCTTGACGTCGAGCGACACCCGCTCCTCGCCGGCGATGCGCCGAATGCGGACGAGCGCCCCCGAGTCCTTCGCGGGAAGGAGCGCGATCGCGAAGTACTTGTTCTTGAGGGCGGCGAAGCGGACGTCCCCCGTCCGCTCGACCGGCTCCTCCTCCTTCACCTTCCCCGCCGGATCGCGCACCGCCTTCCCGGCGAGCGAGGTGACCGCGGCCATCTCCCGCTTCTCTTCGTCCCGATTCTCCTCGGTGAACGCGATCCCCGGCTCCCAGAGAAGCCGGTACGAGAAGACCTTCGGCGCGCCGGCCGCCCCCTCGATCGTCTGCTCGACGTCGATCCGATACGAATCGGCGCGGAATCGATACGTTCTCCGCACGGCGACGCCGCTCGCGAGACGCTTCTCGAGGACGATCTCCCCGCCTTCCTCCGGATGCGTGAGCCGCACCCCGTCCTCGTCCGATCGGAACACCGCGCCCCGGAGGTCGACCTCCCCCTCGCCCGTCTCGAGAAGGAGCCCGAGCCCGCCGGGGGCGCCCGCCGCGACCAGCTCG encodes:
- the yidC gene encoding membrane protein insertase YidC, which translates into the protein MDRKALLAIVLSTILIIAFQILFIHPPEPPPEGTGQPPPEGAPPPASDGAIAIPQAPAADAGEALPVAPGAPAEEEEAGSRIIEVATPLYEMEIDTRGASIRQVRLLRFPGKEKRPVELVAAGAPGGLGLLLETGEGEVDLRGAVFRSDEDGVRLTHPEEGGEIVLEKRLASGVAVRRTYRFRADSYRIDVEQTIEGAAGAPKVFSYRLLWEPGIAFTEENRDEEKREMAAVTSLAGKAVRDPAGKVKEEEPVERTGDVRFAALKNKYFAIALLPAKDSGALVRIRRIAGEERVSLDVKMPIASAGKEEARIGLYAGPLDMDLLKSEAVGLEGMIDLGWSVIRPISSLTLAVMKFLYKYVPNYGVVILLITLLTKLLFYHLTHKSLKSMKDMQRIQGQVSALREKLKGDAQRLNKEMMALYKREKVNPLSGCLPMLLQMPVFIALYQVLQRTIALRKAPFVSWIDDLSRPDVLADLPFSLPFLGSHLSLLPLLMGVSMIVQQKMTTIDPRQKAMIYMMPILFTGLFYRLPSGLVLYWLANNVLSIGQQYLMNRGDEKNAVRAEAATAGGEEKPNGRNRNKATGRGRKERPPTKETT